The following are encoded together in the Thermoanaerobaculia bacterium genome:
- the glpK gene encoding glycerol kinase GlpK: protein MPSRFILAIDAGTTGNRAILFDRDMRAVRRAYRELPVSFPRPGWVEQDPGEIRDGCIAVAREVLSDVSPSDVAAIGITNQRETVVVWDRESGTPLSPAIVWQDRRTAEFCRTLDSAMLRRRTGLPADPYFSASKLRWIREHVDLPETAIAGTVDSWVLWNLTGGRRHTTDASNASRTLLFDLSTGAWDAGLCALFDVPPAMLPGITASGGDLGASDPKLFGAEIPVCAAIGDQQAALFGQACFRPGDAKATFGTGLFLVCNAGDAIPASDALLSTVAWRIGGRTVYALEGSAFVAGAAVQWLRDGLGILETAAESEAAAESVADNGGVYFVPALSGLGTPYWDAAARGLFIGLTRGTGRAHLVRATLEAIAYQTRQLVELLGATLGVSVPELRVDGGATENGFLMRHLADVLGVPVARPEMAELTAAGAAGIAGVAAGFWRSPEDFAERLGKPHVFEPSGASRETEYGLWKDAVERSRAWAP, encoded by the coding sequence GTGCCATCCCGCTTCATCCTCGCGATCGACGCCGGAACGACCGGGAACCGCGCGATTCTCTTCGACCGGGACATGCGTGCGGTCCGGCGCGCGTATCGCGAGCTCCCCGTCTCGTTCCCCCGGCCCGGGTGGGTGGAACAGGACCCCGGGGAGATCCGGGACGGCTGCATCGCCGTCGCCCGCGAGGTGCTCTCGGACGTTTCGCCGAGCGACGTCGCCGCGATCGGCATCACGAACCAGAGGGAAACCGTCGTCGTCTGGGACCGCGAGAGCGGGACTCCGCTCTCGCCGGCGATCGTGTGGCAGGACCGCCGGACCGCGGAGTTCTGCCGGACGCTCGATTCCGCGATGCTTCGCCGGCGGACGGGACTTCCGGCGGACCCGTACTTCTCCGCGTCGAAGCTGCGGTGGATCCGGGAGCACGTCGATCTCCCGGAGACCGCGATCGCCGGAACCGTCGACAGCTGGGTTCTCTGGAACCTGACGGGCGGCCGGCGCCACACGACCGACGCCTCGAACGCCTCTCGGACCCTGCTCTTCGACCTTTCTACCGGAGCGTGGGACGCTGGCCTCTGCGCGCTCTTCGACGTCCCTCCCGCGATGCTCCCCGGGATCACGGCGAGCGGAGGCGATCTGGGCGCTTCCGATCCGAAACTCTTCGGCGCGGAGATTCCGGTCTGCGCCGCGATCGGCGACCAGCAGGCGGCGCTCTTCGGGCAGGCGTGCTTCCGGCCGGGAGACGCGAAAGCGACCTTCGGCACCGGACTCTTCCTCGTCTGCAACGCGGGCGACGCGATCCCGGCCTCCGACGCGCTCCTTTCGACCGTCGCGTGGCGGATCGGCGGCCGGACCGTCTATGCGCTCGAGGGGAGCGCGTTCGTCGCCGGCGCCGCGGTGCAATGGCTCAGGGACGGCCTCGGCATTCTCGAGACGGCGGCGGAATCGGAAGCGGCGGCCGAATCCGTCGCCGACAACGGCGGGGTCTATTTCGTTCCCGCCCTTTCCGGCCTCGGCACGCCCTACTGGGACGCGGCGGCGCGCGGTCTCTTCATCGGACTGACGAGAGGTACCGGGCGCGCCCATCTGGTGCGGGCGACGCTCGAAGCGATCGCGTATCAGACGCGGCAGCTCGTGGAGCTGCTCGGGGCGACCCTCGGCGTTTCCGTGCCGGAGCTTCGCGTGGACGGAGGCGCCACCGAAAACGGTTTCCTCATGCGGCACCTCGCCGACGTGCTCGGCGTCCCCGTCGCCCGGCCGGAAATGGCGGAGCTCACCGCGGCGGGCGCCGCCGGCATCGCCGGAGTCGCCGCGGGGTTCTGGCGCTCGCCGGAGGACTTCGCGGAGCGTCTCGGGAAGCCGCACGTCTTCGAACCCTCCGGGGCCTCGCGCGAAACGGAATACGGCCTCTGGAAAGACGCGGTCGAGCGGAGCCGGGCCTGGGCGCCGTGA